A region from the Bradyrhizobium erythrophlei genome encodes:
- a CDS encoding alcohol dehydrogenase, with product MALMRRQSLVKFDAPLCETIIDTPKPAAREVLVRIERCGLCHSDLHIQDGYADLGGGKRLDTTRGMTLPFTLGHEIAGVVEEVGPDASKDLIDKKKAVFPWIGCGQCRDCANGDENLCLKQRFLGVSIDGGFASHVLVPDAKYLLDYDPLPVNQAATLMCSGVTAYGALKRLVDRPRQRNLLLIGLGGVGMMGLSFAQAMFKQKISVADLSPAAREAALKNGAAVAYDPSEADVVKRIIKETEGGFDEIVDFAGNEKSMAFAVSVIARGGKIVVSGLMGGNFSLPMVQWIYKRMTIEGFMVGTLAEAHELMALARAGKIKPTPMKEEPMGDVQKWIDELRAGKVVGRIVLKN from the coding sequence ATGGCGCTGATGCGACGTCAATCACTGGTCAAATTCGATGCGCCATTGTGTGAGACCATCATCGACACGCCGAAGCCTGCCGCCAGGGAAGTCCTGGTCCGCATCGAGCGCTGCGGGCTGTGCCATTCCGACCTGCACATCCAGGACGGCTATGCCGATCTCGGCGGCGGCAAGCGGCTCGATACCACCCGCGGCATGACGCTGCCGTTCACGCTGGGCCACGAGATCGCCGGCGTCGTCGAGGAAGTCGGCCCCGACGCTTCGAAGGACCTGATCGACAAGAAGAAGGCGGTATTTCCCTGGATCGGCTGCGGCCAGTGCCGCGACTGCGCCAATGGCGACGAGAACCTCTGTCTCAAGCAGCGTTTTCTCGGTGTCTCCATCGACGGCGGTTTCGCCAGCCACGTACTGGTGCCGGACGCGAAATATTTGCTGGATTACGATCCGCTGCCGGTCAATCAGGCGGCGACGCTGATGTGCTCGGGCGTGACCGCCTACGGCGCGCTGAAGCGGCTGGTCGACCGGCCGCGGCAACGCAACCTCTTGCTGATCGGGCTTGGCGGTGTCGGCATGATGGGCCTTTCGTTCGCGCAGGCGATGTTCAAGCAGAAAATCTCGGTCGCGGATCTGAGCCCGGCCGCGCGCGAGGCGGCGCTCAAGAACGGCGCCGCCGTCGCCTATGATCCTTCCGAAGCCGACGTGGTCAAACGCATCATCAAGGAGACCGAAGGCGGGTTCGACGAGATCGTCGATTTCGCCGGCAACGAGAAGTCGATGGCGTTCGCGGTCTCGGTGATCGCCCGCGGCGGCAAGATCGTGGTGTCCGGATTAATGGGCGGTAATTTCAGCCTGCCCATGGTACAGTGGATCTACAAGCGCATGACGATCGAGGGTTTCATGGTCGGTACGCTGGCCGAAGCGCATGAGCTGATGGCGCTGGCGCGAGCCGGCAAGATCAAGCCGACCCCCATGAAGGAAGAACCGATGGGCGACGTCCAAAAATGGATCGATGAATTGCGCGCCGGCAAAGTCGTCGGGCGCATCGTGCTGAAGAACTGA
- the rsmA gene encoding 16S rRNA (adenine(1518)-N(6)/adenine(1519)-N(6))-dimethyltransferase RsmA: MSAIDDLPPLREVIRQHALSARKSLGQNFLLDLNLTARIARAAGPLEDATIVEVGPGPGGLTRALLALGARHVIAVERDQRALPALEDISRRYPGRLEIVCADAQHFDPRPLIGATKAKIVANLPYNIATALLIDWLSIEPWPPWYDMMVLMFQREVAERIVAREDDEAYGRLAVLANWRAETKILFDISPAAFVPQPKVTSSVVRLVPRTAPAPCDRKALERVAAAAFGQRRKMLRQSLKSLGVDPAQLAAAADVDPTRRAETIPVSGFVAMARELTDIRTTKSNVP; this comes from the coding sequence ATGAGCGCGATCGACGACCTTCCGCCGCTTCGCGAGGTCATTCGCCAGCACGCCCTGTCCGCCCGCAAATCGCTGGGCCAGAACTTCCTGCTGGACCTCAACCTCACCGCGCGGATCGCGCGCGCCGCGGGCCCGCTGGAAGATGCCACGATCGTCGAGGTCGGCCCCGGTCCGGGCGGGCTGACGCGCGCGCTGTTGGCACTGGGGGCGCGGCACGTCATCGCGGTCGAGCGCGACCAGCGCGCCCTTCCGGCGCTCGAAGATATTTCCAGGCGATATCCGGGACGCCTGGAGATCGTCTGTGCCGACGCGCAGCATTTCGATCCGCGGCCGCTGATCGGCGCCACCAAGGCAAAGATCGTCGCCAACCTGCCCTACAATATCGCCACCGCGCTCCTGATCGACTGGCTGTCGATCGAACCGTGGCCGCCATGGTACGACATGATGGTCCTGATGTTTCAGCGCGAGGTGGCCGAGCGCATCGTCGCGCGCGAGGATGACGAAGCCTATGGACGGCTGGCGGTGCTCGCCAACTGGCGCGCCGAGACCAAGATCCTGTTCGACATTTCGCCGGCCGCCTTCGTGCCGCAACCCAAGGTCACCTCTTCCGTGGTGCGATTGGTGCCGCGCACCGCGCCGGCGCCGTGCGACCGCAAGGCGCTCGAACGGGTTGCCGCCGCCGCGTTCGGGCAGCGGCGGAAAATGCTGCGGCAGAGCCTCAAATCGCTCGGCGTCGACCCGGCCCAGCTGGCCGCGGCGGCGGATGTCGATCCGACGCGCCGCGCCGAGACCATTCCGGTCTCCGGCTTTGTTGCCATGGCCCGCGAATTGACCGATATACGAACCACAAAATCGAACGTGCCTTAG
- the pdxA gene encoding 4-hydroxythreonine-4-phosphate dehydrogenase PdxA codes for MAKPLALTSGEPAGIGPDITLAAWLRRTELKLPAFYLLGDPDFHRHRAKLLGLTVAIAEIRAEDALAAFPDVLPVVATGHPATAQPGQPDHSSADAAIASIRQAVSDVAAGRASAVVTNPIAKSVLYRAGFRHPGHTEFLAELAATGGHTPQPVMMLWSPVLAVVPVTIHLALREAIAQLTSELIVTTARIAVADLKARFGLANPRLAVSGLNPHAGEDGTLGTEDQTLVAPAVEILRREGIAVHGPLPADTMFHEAARKTYDCAICMYHDQALIPIKTLAFDDAVNVTLGLPFIRTSPDHGTAFDIAGTGKANPSSLVAALRLADRMAAMQGA; via the coding sequence ATGGCAAAGCCGCTCGCGCTGACTTCAGGCGAACCCGCGGGCATCGGGCCCGACATCACCCTCGCGGCGTGGCTGCGCCGGACTGAACTGAAACTCCCCGCCTTTTACCTGCTCGGCGATCCCGACTTTCACAGGCACCGCGCAAAGCTGCTCGGGCTCACCGTTGCGATCGCCGAAATTCGCGCCGAGGACGCACTTGCTGCATTCCCCGACGTCTTGCCGGTGGTGGCCACCGGCCACCCCGCGACGGCGCAGCCGGGCCAGCCCGACCACAGCAGCGCGGACGCCGCCATCGCCTCCATCCGTCAGGCCGTCAGCGACGTCGCGGCCGGACGGGCCAGCGCGGTCGTCACCAATCCGATTGCCAAGAGCGTTCTCTACCGCGCAGGCTTCCGGCATCCCGGCCATACCGAGTTTCTCGCCGAACTGGCGGCGACCGGCGGCCACACGCCGCAGCCGGTGATGATGCTGTGGTCGCCTGTCCTCGCCGTCGTTCCCGTGACCATCCATCTGGCGCTGCGTGAGGCGATCGCGCAGCTGACGAGCGAACTGATCGTTACGACCGCCCGCATCGCGGTCGCGGATTTGAAGGCCCGCTTCGGCCTCGCCAATCCGCGGCTGGCGGTATCCGGCCTCAATCCGCACGCCGGCGAAGACGGCACGCTCGGCACCGAGGACCAGACCCTGGTGGCGCCCGCCGTCGAAATCCTGCGCAGAGAAGGCATCGCGGTTCACGGACCGCTGCCGGCGGACACCATGTTCCACGAAGCCGCACGCAAAACCTATGACTGCGCGATCTGCATGTATCACGATCAGGCGCTGATCCCGATCAAGACGCTGGCTTTCGACGACGCCGTCAACGTCACGCTTGGATTGCCGTTCATTCGCACCTCGCCCGATCACGGCACGGCGTTCGACATCGCCGGAACCGGCAAGGCCAATCCGTCCAGCCTGGTCGCGGCGTTGCGGCTCGCCGACCGCATGGCGGCGATGCAGGGCGCATGA
- a CDS encoding SurA N-terminal domain-containing protein has protein sequence MTTFSHRLSSLILGCAAGLLLMACATPLHAQSVAVMVNGDPITTFDIEQRSKLNFLTTHKQADRQQVINELIDEKLKIKEAKKYGVDPADSDVDQAFGSMAGRMRISAEQLAKSLESQGIRPDTLKSRIKADMVWTSLVRGRYKESLQVGEKDVAAAVQAGGGDEKQQADAFEYKMQPIVLIVPRGSAQAVIEGRQKEAETLRSRVQSCAEANALFKSMPNAAIRDIVVKTSADIPEVLRDGLDKTPIGHLTAPEITKQGVEMVALCARTPTTIDTPKRKEIREKMYAEKYTAKSNWYLQELHKAAMIEYR, from the coding sequence ATGACAACGTTCTCTCATCGCCTCTCCTCTCTCATCCTCGGCTGTGCCGCGGGCCTTCTCTTGATGGCCTGCGCCACGCCGCTGCATGCGCAATCCGTCGCCGTCATGGTCAATGGCGACCCCATCACCACTTTCGATATCGAACAGCGCAGCAAGCTGAACTTCCTGACAACACACAAGCAAGCCGACCGACAGCAGGTGATCAACGAGCTGATCGATGAAAAGCTGAAGATCAAGGAAGCCAAGAAATACGGCGTCGACCCCGCCGATTCCGATGTCGATCAGGCGTTTGGCTCGATGGCCGGAAGGATGCGGATTTCGGCGGAACAACTGGCCAAATCCCTCGAAAGCCAGGGCATTCGGCCCGACACGCTGAAGTCCCGCATCAAGGCCGACATGGTTTGGACCAGCCTGGTGCGCGGACGGTACAAGGAGAGCCTCCAGGTCGGCGAGAAGGACGTCGCTGCCGCCGTCCAGGCCGGCGGCGGCGATGAAAAACAGCAAGCGGACGCCTTCGAGTACAAGATGCAGCCGATCGTTCTGATCGTGCCGCGGGGATCGGCCCAGGCCGTCATCGAGGGAAGGCAGAAGGAGGCCGAAACGCTGCGCAGCCGCGTGCAGAGCTGCGCCGAGGCCAACGCTCTCTTCAAGTCCATGCCCAATGCCGCGATACGCGATATCGTGGTGAAGACCTCGGCCGACATCCCGGAGGTTCTTCGTGACGGGCTCGACAAGACCCCGATCGGCCATCTGACCGCGCCCGAGATCACCAAGCAGGGCGTGGAGATGGTGGCGCTGTGCGCGAGGACGCCCACCACTATCGACACGCCGAAGAGGAAGGAAATCCGGGAAAAGATGTATGCGGAGAAATACACGGCGAAGTCGAACTGGTACCTGCAGGAACTCCACAAAGCCGCGATGATCGAATATCGTTGA
- a CDS encoding LPS-assembly protein LptD, which produces MLSAFRRRAPVRGDRSRLAGVSGTVLALMFAAVIGGAVASATPASAQSFTYNPQPTRPVAPRVANDGQMLVQAVEVDYDYNNSRVSAVGNVQMFYNGTSVEADKVIYDQKTKRLHAEGNIRMTDAEGKITYANIMDLSDDYRDGFVDSLRVDTADATRMAATRADRSSGNFTVFENGVYTACAACKDDPKKPPLWQVKGARIIHDQNEKMLYFENAQLEFFGVPMAYMPYFSTPDPTVKRKTGFLMPGFSSDTTYGYGVETPFYWAIAPDYDATFSPRFTTRQGVLMQAEFRQRLLNGAYQVRAYGIDQLDPGAFAGQPGDRQFRGGVETKGQFALNDKWVWGWDGVLLTDYYFFSDYRLAQYKDPLGSFLSLPTEAISQLYLTGVGNRSYFDARTIYYLSFSGFQQNVPVIHPVVDYSNVLNSPIFGGEVSYKTNFTSLTRNDAVFDPITTLANTASLCTTTSADPLARTPSQCLLRGMPGTYTRLTGEAQWRRSFTDSAGEIWTPFASIRADAIDASISNQPGVSNFLPVGDTQALRVMPTIGLEYRYPFINVQPWGSTTIEPIAQIIARPNESYAGKLPNEDAQSMVFDASNLFSVDKFSGYDRVEGGGRANVGVQSTTQFDRGGSVNVLFGQSYQLFGLNSYAVQDVTNTGVDSGLQNAKSDYVARVNYSPNRTYTFSVRTRLDEATLNVNRFEAEGRAAFDRWSVSMMYGNYAPQPELGYLTRREGLLGTASVKLAANWVVTGSARWDLEANKVNQYVVGAGYVDDCFVLAANYVTSYSYSAGTTPPVLSHAFMLQIGLRTIANSAASASGATGVQ; this is translated from the coding sequence ATGTTGTCCGCGTTCCGGCGGCGCGCGCCCGTGCGCGGCGATCGCTCCCGCTTGGCTGGCGTCAGTGGGACCGTTCTCGCGCTGATGTTCGCCGCCGTCATTGGCGGCGCGGTTGCGTCCGCGACGCCCGCCTCGGCGCAGAGCTTCACCTACAATCCGCAACCGACCCGGCCGGTGGCGCCCCGCGTCGCCAACGACGGACAGATGCTCGTCCAGGCCGTCGAGGTCGACTACGACTACAACAACTCGCGGGTGTCGGCCGTCGGCAACGTGCAGATGTTTTACAACGGCACATCCGTCGAAGCCGACAAGGTCATCTACGACCAGAAGACCAAACGGCTGCATGCCGAAGGCAACATCCGCATGACCGATGCGGAAGGCAAGATTACCTACGCCAACATCATGGATCTGAGCGACGACTACCGCGACGGGTTCGTCGATTCGCTGCGCGTCGACACCGCCGACGCGACGCGGATGGCCGCGACACGCGCGGACCGCTCGAGCGGCAACTTCACCGTGTTCGAAAACGGCGTCTATACCGCCTGCGCCGCTTGCAAGGACGATCCGAAGAAGCCGCCGCTGTGGCAGGTCAAGGGCGCGCGCATCATTCACGACCAGAACGAGAAGATGCTGTACTTCGAGAACGCGCAGCTCGAGTTCTTCGGCGTTCCGATGGCCTATATGCCGTATTTCTCGACCCCCGATCCGACCGTCAAGCGCAAGACCGGGTTCCTGATGCCGGGCTTCTCATCGGACACGACCTACGGATATGGCGTTGAAACGCCGTTCTACTGGGCCATCGCGCCCGACTATGACGCGACCTTCAGCCCGCGCTTCACGACCCGGCAAGGCGTATTGATGCAGGCCGAATTCCGCCAGCGCCTGTTGAACGGCGCCTACCAGGTCCGCGCCTACGGCATCGATCAGCTTGATCCCGGCGCCTTCGCCGGCCAGCCCGGCGACCGCCAGTTCCGTGGCGGCGTCGAAACCAAGGGCCAGTTCGCGCTCAACGACAAATGGGTGTGGGGCTGGGATGGCGTTTTGCTCACGGACTATTACTTCTTCTCCGACTATCGGCTGGCCCAGTACAAGGATCCGCTCGGCTCGTTCCTGAGCCTGCCGACCGAAGCCATTTCGCAGCTCTATCTAACGGGCGTCGGCAATCGCAGCTATTTCGACGCGCGTACGATCTACTATCTGAGCTTCTCCGGCTTCCAGCAGAACGTTCCGGTCATTCACCCGGTCGTCGACTATTCGAACGTGCTCAACAGCCCGATCTTCGGCGGCGAAGTCAGCTACAAGACGAATTTCACCAGCCTGACGCGCAACGACGCCGTGTTTGACCCGATCACGACGCTGGCTAATACCGCCAGCCTGTGCACGACGACATCCGCCGATCCACTGGCGCGGACGCCGTCGCAATGCCTGCTGCGCGGCATGCCTGGCACCTATACGCGGCTGACGGGCGAGGCGCAGTGGCGGCGCTCGTTCACCGATTCCGCCGGTGAAATCTGGACGCCGTTTGCCAGCATCCGCGCCGACGCGATCGATGCTTCGATCTCGAACCAGCCGGGTGTCTCTAACTTCCTGCCGGTCGGCGACACGCAGGCGCTCCGGGTGATGCCGACGATCGGCCTCGAATATCGCTATCCCTTCATCAACGTGCAGCCGTGGGGCTCCACGACGATCGAGCCGATCGCACAGATCATCGCCCGTCCCAACGAATCCTATGCGGGCAAGCTTCCCAACGAAGACGCGCAGAGCATGGTCTTCGACGCCAGCAACTTGTTCAGCGTCGACAAATTCTCGGGCTATGACCGCGTCGAAGGCGGTGGCCGCGCCAATGTCGGCGTGCAGTCAACGACGCAGTTCGACCGCGGCGGATCGGTCAACGTGCTGTTCGGACAGTCCTACCAGCTGTTCGGCCTGAATTCCTACGCGGTGCAGGATGTGACCAATACCGGGGTCGATTCCGGCTTGCAGAACGCAAAATCCGATTACGTGGCGCGGGTCAATTATTCGCCCAACCGCACCTATACGTTCAGCGTGCGCACGCGGCTCGACGAGGCGACGCTCAACGTCAACCGTTTCGAGGCTGAAGGCCGGGCGGCGTTCGACCGCTGGTCGGTCAGCATGATGTACGGTAACTACGCGCCGCAGCCGGAACTGGGATACCTGACCCGCCGCGAAGGACTCCTGGGCACCGCCTCGGTCAAGCTCGCCGCGAACTGGGTGGTGACGGGGTCGGCGCGGTGGGATCTCGAAGCGAACAAGGTCAACCAGTACGTCGTCGGCGCCGGATATGTGGACGATTGCTTCGTGCTGGCGGCCAACTACGTGACGTCCTACAGTTACTCGGCCGGCACCACGCCGCCCGTGCTCAGTCACGCCTTCATGCTGCAGATCGGCTTGCGGACCATCGCCAATTCGGCCGCGTCGGCGAGCGGAGCCACTGGCGTTCAGTAG
- the lptG gene encoding LPS export ABC transporter permease LptG — MSMMTNTLGRYFAGRFVISALGVFLSIFLLLVLVDYIEMVRKTSGLVSASAVVVAETSLFRVPQLLEKMMPFCILIGAMTCYLALSRRLELVVARAAGVSAWQFIAPALASAIVLGILATAAYNPMSANLRELSKQMEADLFGSAPGGGIQDASGFWLNLINSDGQVIINAARSEQQGVRLTGLTLFRFDNDFQFKERIEAREATLEDGYWLFKSARRYSLDSPPVEQDSFRLATSLTAAQVRNSFSTPETVSFWQLPSYIRSSESSGFATAGYRLQYHKLLAQPFLLAAMVMLAASVSLRFFRMGGVQKMVLSGVGAGFLLYVLSKVTEDLSKAELMHPIAAAWLPVLVGGLTGFLALLYQEDG, encoded by the coding sequence ATGAGCATGATGACCAACACGCTCGGGCGATATTTTGCCGGCCGCTTCGTGATCTCGGCGCTCGGTGTGTTTCTGAGCATCTTCCTGCTGCTGGTGCTGGTCGACTACATCGAAATGGTGAGGAAGACGTCGGGCCTGGTTTCGGCGTCGGCGGTCGTTGTCGCCGAGACGTCGCTGTTCCGCGTCCCGCAGCTGCTCGAAAAGATGATGCCGTTCTGCATCCTGATCGGGGCGATGACCTGTTATCTCGCGCTGTCGCGGCGGCTTGAGCTGGTGGTCGCGCGCGCCGCCGGCGTCTCGGCGTGGCAGTTCATCGCACCGGCGCTGGCCAGCGCCATCGTGCTCGGGATTTTGGCCACCGCCGCCTACAATCCGATGTCCGCCAATTTGCGCGAACTCTCCAAGCAGATGGAGGCGGATCTGTTCGGCTCCGCGCCCGGCGGCGGCATCCAGGACGCCTCCGGCTTCTGGCTCAACCTGATCAACAGCGACGGACAGGTCATCATCAACGCGGCGCGCAGCGAGCAGCAGGGCGTGCGGCTGACCGGACTGACGCTGTTCCGATTCGACAATGACTTCCAGTTCAAGGAGCGAATCGAGGCGCGCGAAGCGACGCTCGAGGACGGCTACTGGCTGTTCAAATCCGCCCGCCGCTATTCGCTCGACTCGCCCCCGGTCGAGCAGGACAGTTTCAGACTTGCGACCAGCCTGACCGCGGCCCAGGTCCGCAACAGTTTCTCCACCCCGGAGACTGTGTCCTTTTGGCAACTCCCGAGCTATATCCGATCTTCGGAGAGCTCGGGATTTGCGACCGCCGGCTACCGCCTGCAGTATCATAAGCTGCTCGCACAGCCGTTTTTGCTGGCCGCAATGGTCATGCTGGCGGCGTCCGTCTCGTTGCGCTTCTTCCGGATGGGCGGCGTGCAAAAGATGGTTTTGAGTGGCGTGGGCGCAGGCTTTCTGCTCTACGTTCTGTCGAAAGTAACTGAGGATTTGAGCAAGGCTGAGTTGATGCATCCGATCGCTGCGGCGTGGCTGCCCGTGTTGGTGGGCGGCCTCACCGGCTTTTTGGCCTTGCTGTACCAGGAGGACGGGTAG
- the lptF gene encoding LPS export ABC transporter permease LptF — protein MGSIDRYIFRTTLASFALVLVSLTGVIWITQALRGIDLMTSQGQTIVTFLGITSLVIPALVLIISPIALMIAISHTLNKLATDSEIIVMNAAGFSPFRLFRPFFYATIVVAIMVAFIAAYLSPDGLRRLKQWDAEITADVLTNILQPGRFAQLDQNLTIRIRERQPGGVLAGIFVDDRRDPNERVTIVADHGTVLKNSSGSFLVLEDGNLERFEIGKRDPALVAFARYAFDMSKFSNQGHDAALGIRERYLWELLDPPPDDPVYTQVPGQFRAELHDRFMAPLYPFAFAALTFAFLGAPRTTRQSRNFSIGSSILAVFGLRMAGFACSVMAVKSPLAPFVQYLMLVATIGAGIWIILAGVVVEPPPALLEAINKSNARLLRLFGRPVAA, from the coding sequence ATGGGGTCGATCGACAGGTACATTTTTCGAACGACCCTGGCGTCGTTTGCGCTGGTTCTGGTCAGCCTGACGGGCGTGATCTGGATTACGCAGGCGTTGCGCGGCATCGACCTGATGACCAGCCAGGGCCAGACCATCGTGACCTTTCTCGGCATCACGAGCCTCGTGATCCCGGCGCTGGTCTTGATCATCTCGCCGATCGCACTGATGATCGCGATCTCGCACACCCTCAACAAGCTCGCGACCGACTCCGAGATCATCGTGATGAATGCGGCCGGCTTTTCGCCGTTCCGGCTGTTCCGTCCGTTCTTCTACGCCACCATCGTGGTGGCGATCATGGTCGCCTTCATCGCCGCCTATCTCTCGCCCGACGGCCTGCGCCGCCTGAAGCAATGGGATGCCGAAATCACCGCCGACGTGCTGACCAACATCCTGCAGCCCGGCCGCTTTGCCCAGCTCGACCAGAACCTGACCATCCGCATTCGCGAGCGGCAGCCGGGCGGCGTGCTCGCCGGCATCTTCGTCGACGACCGCCGCGATCCCAATGAACGTGTCACCATCGTCGCCGACCACGGAACGGTGCTGAAGAACAGCAGCGGGTCGTTCCTGGTCCTGGAAGATGGCAATCTGGAGCGCTTCGAGATCGGCAAGCGCGATCCCGCGCTGGTCGCGTTCGCCCGCTATGCGTTCGACATGTCGAAATTCTCCAATCAGGGCCACGACGCCGCGCTCGGGATTCGCGAGCGCTACCTCTGGGAATTGCTCGATCCGCCGCCGGACGATCCGGTCTACACGCAGGTGCCCGGACAATTCCGCGCCGAGCTGCATGACCGCTTCATGGCGCCGCTCTATCCGTTCGCATTCGCCGCCCTCACCTTCGCCTTCCTCGGCGCACCGCGCACCACGCGCCAGAGCCGCAATTTCTCGATCGGCAGTTCGATTCTCGCGGTGTTCGGGCTGCGGATGGCGGGATTTGCCTGTTCCGTCATGGCGGTGAAATCGCCGCTCGCCCCGTTCGTTCAATATCTGATGCTGGTGGCGACGATCGGCGCGGGCATCTGGATCATCCTGGCCGGCGTGGTGGTGGAACCGCCGCCGGCGCTGCTCGAGGCGATCAACAAATCGAACGCACGTCTGTTGCGGCTGTTCGGGCGGCCCGTCGCAGCATGA
- a CDS encoding leucyl aminopeptidase, producing the protein MPDAVKVGFVPFSASPRGILVIFCDDSLKFGEATRKALGEAADLVIRAAATNQFKGKRGATLDILAPEGLKAPRLIVVGAGKLEGLKDNDFFTLGGTAAGKLVAGKEPVTIVADLPDGPMKPEQAAAVAAGVRLRAYKFDRYKTKKKDGEEAPLRADVSLAVGDAAAAKKAFAPDAHIVDGVITARDLVNEPPNILYPDEFARRASQLRKLGVGVEILDVKAMTKLGMGALLGVSQGSARPGRTVIMRWNGGKAGDKPVAFIGKGVCFDTGGISIKGASGMEDMKGDMGGAACVVGLMQALAARKARVNAVGAIGLVENMPDGNAQRPGDIVTSMSGQTIEIINTDAEGRLVLADVLWYVAKKFKPKFMVDLATLTGAIMVALGTEHAGLFSNNDELAERLSKVGQATGERVWRMPLGAEYDKQIDSQFADMKNTGGRHGGSITAAQFLQRFVDDTPWAHLDIAGTAMGAPKSEINQSWGSGYGVRLLNQLVAEYYEAKK; encoded by the coding sequence ATGCCCGACGCCGTCAAGGTCGGCTTCGTCCCGTTTTCCGCGAGCCCCCGCGGCATTCTGGTGATTTTCTGCGATGATTCGCTGAAGTTCGGCGAGGCGACCCGCAAGGCGCTGGGCGAGGCCGCCGATCTCGTCATACGGGCGGCCGCGACCAACCAGTTCAAGGGCAAAAGGGGCGCCACGCTCGATATTCTGGCCCCTGAGGGCCTCAAGGCCCCGCGCCTGATCGTGGTCGGCGCCGGCAAGCTCGAAGGCTTGAAGGACAACGACTTTTTCACGCTCGGCGGCACGGCCGCCGGCAAGCTTGTCGCCGGCAAGGAGCCCGTGACGATCGTGGCTGACTTGCCCGACGGACCGATGAAGCCCGAACAGGCGGCAGCGGTCGCCGCGGGCGTGCGGCTTCGCGCCTATAAATTCGACCGCTACAAGACCAAGAAGAAGGACGGCGAGGAGGCCCCCTTGCGGGCCGACGTTTCGCTTGCCGTCGGCGATGCCGCCGCCGCGAAAAAGGCGTTCGCGCCGGATGCCCACATCGTCGATGGCGTCATCACCGCGCGCGACCTCGTCAACGAGCCGCCGAACATCCTCTACCCCGACGAATTCGCGCGCCGCGCCAGCCAGCTGCGCAAGCTCGGCGTCGGCGTCGAGATCCTCGACGTCAAGGCGATGACCAAGCTCGGCATGGGGGCGCTGCTCGGCGTGTCCCAGGGCTCGGCGCGGCCCGGCCGCACCGTGATCATGCGCTGGAACGGCGGCAAGGCCGGCGACAAGCCGGTTGCCTTTATCGGCAAGGGGGTTTGCTTCGATACCGGCGGCATCTCGATCAAGGGCGCCTCCGGCATGGAGGACATGAAGGGCGACATGGGGGGTGCTGCCTGCGTCGTCGGGCTGATGCAGGCGCTGGCGGCGCGCAAGGCCAGGGTCAATGCGGTCGGCGCCATTGGCCTCGTCGAGAACATGCCGGACGGCAACGCCCAGCGCCCCGGCGATATCGTCACCTCGATGTCGGGCCAGACCATCGAGATCATCAACACCGACGCCGAAGGCCGGCTGGTGCTCGCCGACGTGCTCTGGTACGTGGCGAAGAAGTTCAAGCCGAAATTCATGGTCGATCTGGCAACCCTGACCGGCGCCATCATGGTGGCGCTCGGCACCGAACATGCCGGGCTGTTCTCCAACAATGACGAGTTGGCCGAGCGGTTGAGCAAGGTCGGGCAGGCCACGGGCGAGCGCGTCTGGCGTATGCCGCTCGGCGCCGAATACGACAAGCAGATCGATTCGCAGTTCGCCGACATGAAGAACACCGGCGGCCGTCACGGCGGTTCGATCACCGCCGCGCAGTTCCTGCAGCGATTCGTCGACGACACGCCGTGGGCGCATCTCGACATCGCGGGAACGGCGATGGGCGCGCCGAAATCCGAAATCAACCAGAGCTGGGGCTCGGGCTATGGCGTTCGCCTGCTGAACCAGCTGGTCGCGGAGTATTACGAAGCCAAGAAATAG
- a CDS encoding DNA polymerase III subunit chi, which yields MTEVLFYHLQNMSLESVLPPLLEKSLERGWRVVVQSTSQERADALDAHLWTYRDDSFLPHATWRAGAGEAPDQPIVLAVEEANPNGANVRFLIDNAALPADCDAYERMVLVFNGDDGDALAAARSAWSDCKARGFEVTYWQADERGRWQRRD from the coding sequence ATGACGGAAGTGCTGTTCTATCATCTGCAGAACATGTCGCTGGAAAGCGTTCTGCCGCCGCTACTTGAGAAGTCGCTCGAGCGCGGCTGGCGGGTGGTGGTGCAGTCGACGTCGCAGGAGCGCGCCGACGCGCTGGATGCGCATCTGTGGACCTATCGCGATGATTCGTTCCTGCCGCATGCCACCTGGCGCGCAGGCGCCGGCGAGGCGCCGGATCAGCCGATCGTGCTGGCGGTGGAAGAGGCCAATCCAAACGGGGCCAATGTCAGGTTTCTGATCGACAACGCCGCGCTTCCTGCCGACTGCGACGCCTATGAGCGTATGGTGCTGGTCTTCAACGGCGACGACGGCGACGCGCTTGCCGCCGCCAGAAGCGCCTGGAGCGATTGCAAGGCGCGCGGCTTCGAGGTCACCTATTGGCAGGCCGACGAGCGGGGCCGCTGGCAACGGCGGGATTAG